A genomic window from Ruminiclostridium cellulolyticum H10 includes:
- a CDS encoding methyltransferase family protein — protein sequence MNITDAISLFMLIIFGASYILKLILLKQNSRIKANVLAKGDKEFSIFFTELSVRVSSSLWLLTWVSEIIFHNKISYFCGYIFKNIYITYAGIIITALGVVVFILATVFMKTSWRVGIDKSTKTALITNGIYKFSRNPAFVGFNLMFMGVFFTYSNVITLIILILNMLAFHLLILQEERHLLSVFGKEYERYKRNVPRYFIV from the coding sequence ATGAATATTACTGATGCTATTTCTTTGTTTATGCTTATTATCTTTGGAGCAAGCTATATCCTAAAGCTTATACTATTAAAACAAAACAGCAGAATTAAAGCCAATGTACTTGCTAAAGGGGATAAGGAATTTTCTATATTTTTTACTGAATTGTCAGTAAGAGTCTCAAGTTCGTTATGGCTGCTAACCTGGGTTTCTGAGATTATTTTTCATAACAAGATTTCTTACTTCTGCGGTTATATTTTTAAAAACATCTACATTACATATGCTGGTATTATAATAACAGCTTTAGGTGTAGTTGTATTTATTCTGGCAACTGTTTTTATGAAAACTTCATGGAGAGTCGGAATTGATAAGAGTACTAAAACAGCTCTTATAACTAATGGCATTTATAAGTTCAGCAGAAATCCTGCTTTTGTAGGCTTCAATTTAATGTTTATGGGTGTTTTCTTTACTTATTCCAACGTTATCACATTGATTATATTAATTCTAAATATGCTTGCTTTTCATTTACTGATCCTACAAGAGGAAAGGCATCTGTTATCTGTGTTTGGTAAGGAATATGAGAGATACAAAAGAAATGTCCCAAGGTACTTTATAGTTTAA
- a CDS encoding biotin transporter BioY, producing the protein MIKSTNIRQISVIGVITAVICILGPLSIPIGVVPISFTNLAIYFALYTLGMKKGTLSYIVYMLIGLVGIPVFSGFSGGLSKLVGPTGGYIIGFIFMAVIGGYFIDRFWDKWYLSLIGMVVGTAVCYLFGTVWLAYQAHISLGAAFSAGVIPFIPGDMVKILVAAFVGPQIRRGLIKANLLKFSH; encoded by the coding sequence ATGATAAAAAGTACAAATATACGCCAAATCTCGGTTATAGGAGTTATAACAGCAGTAATCTGTATTCTTGGGCCTTTGTCAATACCAATAGGAGTAGTACCTATCTCTTTTACAAACCTTGCAATTTACTTTGCACTTTATACTCTTGGTATGAAAAAAGGAACTCTCAGCTACATAGTTTATATGTTGATAGGATTAGTAGGAATTCCTGTATTTTCAGGCTTTTCAGGAGGTCTGTCGAAACTCGTTGGCCCAACGGGAGGATATATCATAGGCTTCATTTTTATGGCAGTTATTGGAGGTTACTTTATAGACAGATTTTGGGATAAGTGGTACCTGTCTTTAATCGGAATGGTAGTGGGTACAGCAGTTTGTTACTTATTTGGTACAGTATGGTTGGCGTATCAGGCACATATATCTTTGGGGGCAGCATTTTCGGCAGGTGTTATTCCTTTTATTCCGGGTGATATGGTAAAGATTCTGGTGGCGGCTTTTGTAGGGCCTCAGATTCGCAGGGGATTGATTAAAGCTAATTTATTAAAGTTTTCTCATTAA
- a CDS encoding C45 family autoproteolytic acyltransferase/hydolase produces MKKLAYLLSVIVLIMGLNVSTITVNAAETIQCVTITDKGSHYEVVLNFKGEKSHRKIGQEYGSTILKLVPQYEAIVDSYLAEITSSNEAYDLMMQRVNEIIPQVDKNYVDEIKGIASNFTGQDQDIRGDGKLSAGEMFLMNLCPDVVRPSQCCAVGVYGKRSQNNDNMGMRILDWYAGSENQLAGIQAVVTFKNSKKSICSIGYLGYMACISAFSDDKVFGAILDSGTGEPYSSEGKRSYPFDLRHALENYTTLNGVAAYLKSPVRNYTYGHLIFLSDAKGTKVLENNISSKKNSLREVRTEKSELNEGIIWDIDNSVGCVNSFMLKGNLDNHSNNPSNTNRLYSMKKVLKEQGEKFTFDNMKAVASYYQGEEPGLHKDGDLYNTRTQQIIVFEPSKSRYEVFFRPKSGILPKVPVFDEIPVLF; encoded by the coding sequence ATGAAAAAACTGGCATATCTATTATCGGTTATTGTTTTGATAATGGGCTTGAATGTAAGTACCATTACCGTAAACGCAGCTGAAACTATCCAATGTGTTACTATTACTGACAAGGGATCACACTATGAAGTAGTACTTAATTTTAAAGGTGAAAAATCACACAGAAAAATCGGACAGGAATACGGTTCCACAATTCTAAAATTAGTTCCGCAATATGAAGCTATTGTAGACTCATATTTAGCTGAAATTACCTCTAGCAATGAAGCATATGACTTAATGATGCAAAGAGTAAATGAAATTATCCCGCAAGTAGATAAAAACTATGTAGATGAAATAAAGGGAATTGCATCAAATTTTACAGGTCAGGATCAGGATATAAGAGGTGATGGTAAACTTTCAGCAGGCGAGATGTTTTTAATGAATTTATGCCCGGATGTAGTCAGACCTTCGCAGTGTTGTGCGGTGGGAGTATATGGAAAAAGATCGCAAAACAATGATAATATGGGGATGAGGATATTGGACTGGTATGCAGGGTCTGAAAATCAGCTTGCAGGAATACAAGCGGTTGTTACTTTCAAAAACTCAAAAAAATCAATATGTTCAATAGGATACCTGGGATATATGGCGTGCATCTCAGCTTTCAGCGATGACAAGGTATTTGGTGCAATTTTGGATTCAGGCACAGGAGAACCTTACAGTTCAGAGGGGAAACGTTCCTATCCCTTTGACTTGAGACATGCACTGGAAAATTATACAACACTCAATGGAGTTGCAGCTTATCTTAAGTCTCCCGTGAGAAATTATACATACGGTCATTTAATATTTTTAAGCGATGCAAAAGGAACTAAAGTATTGGAAAACAATATAAGCAGTAAGAAAAACAGCCTACGAGAGGTCAGGACTGAAAAATCAGAGCTAAATGAAGGTATTATATGGGATATAGATAATTCAGTAGGCTGTGTAAATTCTTTTATGCTAAAAGGAAATTTAGATAACCATTCCAATAATCCGTCTAATACAAATAGGCTTTACAGTATGAAAAAAGTACTAAAGGAACAAGGTGAAAAATTTACATTTGATAACATGAAAGCTGTAGCATCATATTATCAGGGTGAGGAACCGGGACTTCATAAAGATGGGGACTTATATAATACCAGAACCCAACAAATAATTGTGTTTGAACCTTCAAAATCCAGATATGAGGTATTTTTCAGACCTAAGTCAGGAATTCTGCCCAAAGTACCTGTTTTTGATGAAATACCTGTTTTGTTTTAA